CTCTCCGTCCTCGATGCCGTCCCGGACTGGCTCGGCTGGCTGCCGCCGCGCCTCGTCGCGGTCGATGTCGAGACGACGGGGTTGTCCGGAGCCGACCGGGTGGTGAGCTTCGGCGCCGTGGCGCTCGCCACCGCCTCGCTGGCCACCGGAACGCCTGAGATCGCCTGCCACCACCTGATCTTCGATCCCGGGCGGGCGAGCCATCCGATGGCCGAGGCGGTGCACGGTTACGACGACTGGCTCCTGCGCCACCAGGACCCGGTGGGCGCCCATGCGGGCGCCCTGGCGGACCTCCTCGCCGGGGCCGACCTGATCGTGGCCCACAACGCCGCCTTCGATCTCGGCTTTCTCGACCGCGAGCTGGCCGCCGCCGGGCTGCCGCCGGTCGCCGCCAAGGTCTACTGCACCATGGAGGCCTATCGCCGCCGGGGCGAGAAGGGGAGGGCGGCCCTCGACGCTGTGTGCCGGCGCATCGGCATCGCCCGGGTCGGTGCCCGCCACGGTGCGCTGGAGGATGCCTGGCTGGCGCTTCGGGCCTATCTCTGGCTCCAGGCCTGCCCGGTGGCGGTGGCGCGCCCGGAACTTGCCGCGCCGAGCAACCTGCGCCCGGCTCCGCCGCGCCCGGACGGCCCCTTGCCGCCCCGTCCGTGAGCCGGCGGCCGTGGACAGGCCGGTCCCCGGCCCTTGCCGCGGCTTGGCGCTCCGCTACTCTGCCCCGCAAGCTGCCAGGCTGCGCTCCGTCCGGGAGTGCCGCCCCGGCCGGCGGCGGGTCGCCCGTTCGCCTTCCTCGAGAGTGCCGGTTCGATGTCGAACGCCCACCGCCTGCTCGTCGTCGACGACGATCCGACCCTGCGCGACACCCTCACCGAGCAGCTCGCCCTGTCGGACGCCTTCGAGGTGGCGACCGCCGAGACCGCGCGGGGCGCGATGGACCGGGTCGCGGCCGAGCGCGTCGATCTCGTGGTGATGGATGTCGGCCTGCCCGATCTCGACGGGCGCGAGGCGGTGCGGCAGATGCGCCAGGGCGGCTTTCGCGGCCCGGTGATCATGCTGACCGGCCAGGTCTCGGATGCCGACACGGTGCAGGGGCTGGATGCCGGCGCCAACGACTACGTGACGAAGCCGTTCAAGTTCGCGGTGCTGCTCGCCCGCATCCGCGCCCAGTTGCGCCAATACGAGGCGAGCGAGGACGCGGTGTTCCAGATCGGCCCCTATACCTTCCGTCCGGGCGCCAAGCTCCTCGTCGGCGAGCGCGGCTCGAAGCTGAAGCTCACCGAGAAGGAGACCGCGATCCTGCGCTTCCTCTACCGGGCCGGACGGCAGGTAGTCGGGCGCGACACCCTGCTCGCCGAGGTGTGGGGCTACAACGCCCAGGTCACCACCCACACGCTCGAGACCCACATCTACCGCCTGCGCCAGAAGATCGAGCCGAACCCGGCGACCGCCTCGATCCTGGTGACGGAGGGCGGCGGGTACAAGCTGCTGCCATAGGCACGGGGGGATGGCTGAGCCGGTCGGTGACCGTGGGTCATCGAAAGTCCC
This sequence is a window from Methylobacterium sp. SyP6R. Protein-coding genes within it:
- a CDS encoding 3'-5' exonuclease, with translation MPESLSVLDAVPDWLGWLPPRLVAVDVETTGLSGADRVVSFGAVALATASLATGTPEIACHHLIFDPGRASHPMAEAVHGYDDWLLRHQDPVGAHAGALADLLAGADLIVAHNAAFDLGFLDRELAAAGLPPVAAKVYCTMEAYRRRGEKGRAALDAVCRRIGIARVGARHGALEDAWLALRAYLWLQACPVAVARPELAAPSNLRPAPPRPDGPLPPRP
- a CDS encoding response regulator transcription factor, which gives rise to MSNAHRLLVVDDDPTLRDTLTEQLALSDAFEVATAETARGAMDRVAAERVDLVVMDVGLPDLDGREAVRQMRQGGFRGPVIMLTGQVSDADTVQGLDAGANDYVTKPFKFAVLLARIRAQLRQYEASEDAVFQIGPYTFRPGAKLLVGERGSKLKLTEKETAILRFLYRAGRQVVGRDTLLAEVWGYNAQVTTHTLETHIYRLRQKIEPNPATASILVTEGGGYKLLP